The Solanum lycopersicum chromosome 6, SLM_r2.1 genome has a window encoding:
- the LOC109120451 gene encoding putative F-box protein At1g67623, producing the protein MVISRLSKKITKIRGAKNNKLIMKEEFSSTIESLPKELLTEIVAKIASTSFKNYINAKLSCKVFHEVANERYVYQNATLAEFSIEPSWEKENQEKINKVTSFLELCRECGNPEALYRKGVMDFFKDDQPELASEFLKRAAKGGHIGAFYVIGIIMVFIGGEFKQKGVKLIGNMKNTKQLRKITRECRKKLIEILTHIWVKNPIVLEQRPNRCTIQHQRIHRNGWPHDSEDEDGDMHVHCNACSCDIEIDHIISVLPKVGIY; encoded by the exons ATGGTGATTAGCcgtctttcaaaaaaaattacaaaaattagaggagcaaaaaataacaaactcaTCATGaaagaggaattttcttctaCCATTGAATCACTTCCTAAGGAGTTACTTACGGAAATTGTTGCAAAGATTGCTTCTACTTCTTTTAAGAATTATATCAATGCTAAGCTAAG TTGCAAGGTTTTTCATGAAGTTGCAAATGAACGATACGTATATCAGAATGCAACATTGGCAGAGTTTTCAATAGAACCTTCGTGGGAGAAGGAAAATCAAGAGAAGATAAACAAAGTCACTTCATTCTTGGAGTTGTGCAGAGAATGTGGGAATCCAGAAGCTTTATATAGAAAGGGCGTG ATGGATTTCTTTAAAGATGATCAGCCAGAACTTGCAAGTGAATTTCTGAAAAGAGCAGCAAAAGGAGGTCACATTGGAGCATTCTATGTGATTGGCATAATTATGGTCTTTATAGGGGGTGAATTTAAGCAAAAAGGAGTAAAGTTGATTGGCAACATGAAAAATACAAAGCAACTAAGGAAGATAACAAGGGAGTGTCGAAAGAAGTTAATCGAAATCTTGACACATATTTGGGTGAAAAATCCTATAGTGTTGGAACAAAGACCCAATCGTTGCACAATTCAGCATCAACGCATTCACAGGAATGGTTGGCCTCATGATAGTGAAGATGAAGATGGAGATATGCATGTTCACTGTAATGCTTGTAGCTGTGATATTGAAATTGATCATATCATCAGTGTTTTACCTAAAGTTGGCATATATTAG